GTAACCCGCGCCACCAAACGGGTGATCAGGACCGGGGAACATAAGGTCGTGGAGAAAAAAGCCGATTTCGAGTGTCCGGTGAAGGACTGCCAGTGTCCCCTCGGGGCGGCGGTGATCGTGCCCTTGAAATGCAAGGGTGAGGTCATGGGAACGGTTAAGCTTTACCGGACGGAGGAAGGTCCGCTCCCGCCGTCGATGGTCAACCTGGCGCTCGGTGTGGCGCAGCTTCTGGGGGTGCAGATGGAACTCGCGGAGCTCCACCTCCAGGCGCAGCTGGTCACCAGCGCTCAGCTGGACGCCCTGCGCGCGCAGATCAACCCGCATTTTCTTTTCAATACGCTTAACACGATTACGATGTTCAGCCGCACCAATCCGGAAACGGCGCGGCGATTGCTTATACGCCTCGCTTCTTTCTTCAGGCACGCGCTCAAGTCGACGGGGCATTTCTCCACGCTCCGGGAGGAACTGGACTGCGTCAACACCTATCTTGTGCTTGAAAAAGCGCGCTTTAACGAAAAATTAAGGGTTGTCCGGAATATAGATAAAAGTTTGCTCGATTACCAGGTGCCGGTGCTGACGCTGCAGCCGCTGGTGGAAAACGCGGTTAAGCACGGGATTATGCCGAAGGTCGGTATGGGAACGGTGCGCGTCACTGTGCGGCGTGAGGGCGACGAAATGGCGGTGGAGATCGCGGATGACGGGATGGGTGTGCCGCCGGAGATTATGCCCAAGATCTTTACGCCGGGGTTCGGTTCGGGGAGCGGCGTCGGTCTTTCGAACGTCAACGAGCGTATGAAAGGTCTTTTCGGCGACGACTACAGGCTCAAGCTGGTGAGCGAGCAGGGCAGGGGAACGGTTGTTCAGTTCAGAATACCTCTTTTGGGGCAGGTTGTTGAAGCGAAAGGAGCAAGCGCCGTTGAAGCTTAAGGCCTTAATAGTCGACGATGAGTATCCCGCAAGGCAGGAGTTGCGGTACGTGCTTTCCAAAATCGACAACGTTGAGGTGGTGGGAGAGGCCACAAA
The Bacillota bacterium genome window above contains:
- a CDS encoding histidine kinase, encoding MRYLKALARNTAGRMMFLQLCVLAAVTAVWPQFWRAGLILAGANLMTCFLLHRNELRGRSVFRMDSQAIDPTLKIANAVLPYMRRGLNEETARKTAEIIQRIGDVPAVAVTDRERILVFLGPGCERHPAGGGIVTRATKRVIRTGEHKVVEKKADFECPVKDCQCPLGAAVIVPLKCKGEVMGTVKLYRTEEGPLPPSMVNLALGVAQLLGVQMELAELHLQAQLVTSAQLDALRAQINPHFLFNTLNTITMFSRTNPETARRLLIRLASFFRHALKSTGHFSTLREELDCVNTYLVLEKARFNEKLRVVRNIDKSLLDYQVPVLTLQPLVENAVKHGIMPKVGMGTVRVTVRREGDEMAVEIADDGMGVPPEIMPKIFTPGFGSGSGVGLSNVNERMKGLFGDDYRLKLVSEQGRGTVVQFRIPLLGQVVEAKGASAVEA